From Channa argus isolate prfri chromosome 18, Channa argus male v1.0, whole genome shotgun sequence, the proteins below share one genomic window:
- the erbin gene encoding erbin isoform X4, with product MSKRSLFVRLVPCRCLRGEEETVTSLDYSHCSLETVPKEIFSFEKTLQELYLDANQIEELPKQLFNCQLLYRLSMPDNDLTVLPAGIANLINLRELDVSKNSIQEFPENIKNCKVLAIVEASVNPISKLPEGFTQLLSLTQLYLNDAFLEFLPASFGRLTKLQILELRENQLKMLPKSMQKLTQLERLDLGSNEFTEVPEVLEQLTGIRELWMDGNRLTFLPGMLGMLKQLVYLDVSKNNLEMVDEQISGCESLQDLLLSNNALTQLPGSIGSLKKLTMLKVDENQLMYLPDSVGGLTHLDELDCSFNEIEALPTHIGQCVNIRTFAADHNYLTYLPPELGNWKNATVLFLHSNKLETLPEEMGDMQRLKVINLSNNKLKNLPYSFTKLTQMTAMWLSENQSKPLIPLQKEEDPETHKTVLTNYMFPQQTRTEDYIPNSDSESFNPTLWEEQRKQRAQVAFECDEDKDERETPPREGNLKRYPTPYPDELKNMVKTAQSVAHRLKEDESSDESGKDAKPSERNHIGVQDVGVKVIEPPCPNGMASDVEPQLSTSTCFQNSTTPESKDTSESYCSQTVPLKSSGGSTMNHEDTLEDSEELSDEEEEMKIAELRPPLIEIAINQPKVVTLSKDKKDDGKDADSLLDDTVANSNQNNSNCSSPSRMSDSVSLTTDSSQDNSLCTPEREAKVHFLPKSRQEDENMNRPKGPTPLLHNGNGSETSLHTILKTQQTPPEKLGDYDLSMEARLTFIEKGINNGMGDRYNKWDQINMNLSKLPTDNMVQLDELDTAKNGSVTREDLDIKPRFSNDNMEHLQNGNQQVSDCINSLGNKSQAIRVETSAVHVASTGMTASSDMSLSRSTEELSPEKRCHPPQVMKSHSISNIETGGMRLFAFDGRDDSYDPAAVSRMAGAGPGPGAQGQSIVRSKSASQLLNDQTLQVHPSSSSSSSDLLSTSKPPASTSRYPVSSTMAMGISPPQYNIQYTNSAMPKEALWAQRMPMPLEQQGYLPPPPHSLANTNYSNRNQAPPYPLQPQQRGPSMSLKSSGDMWSKERLHSTGGQTRSSTLQRQSSTSSTASMGDPRRIVEGEYMTYRDIHTLARGPLAMSQAMQRPLSARTYSIDVPGASRPLGTRPQPHELPERTMSVSDFNYQHNSPSKRPNTRVKSEHSLLDGPGQMSGGLGAGRVPPDWRDQVMRHIEAKKMEKNALSRSYNSNNAPLSWSHYSSCRDMHASQGSLVFTARDGQPYRALGFSDDVYGPQGQQSYTLDPHRKVPLMNGQMIPPVHPQMNQTPIARHPSREQLIDYLMLKVSQQPQGPPRIPQDTLQQEIRVKVEKNPELGFSISGGVGGRGNPFRPDDNGIFVTRVQPEGPASKILQPGDKIIQD from the exons ATGTCCAAGCGGAGCTTGTTTGTTCGCCTTGTGCCGTGCCGCTGTTTGCGGGGTGAGGAGGAGACGGTAACATCACTAGACTACTCCCACTGCAGCCTGGAGACTGTTCCTAAGGAGATCTTTAGCTTTGAGAAGACCCTGCAGGAGCTCTACCTCGATGCCAACCAGATCGAGGAACTGCCCAAA CAACTGTTCAACTGCCAGTTGCTCTATCGACTAAGCATGCCAGATAATGACCTAACAGTGTTGCCTGCAGGGATAGCAAACCTTATCAACCTCAGGGAGCTGGATGTCAGCAAAAACA GTATCCAAGAGTTTCCAGAAAACATCAAGAATTGCAAAGTCCTGGCAATTGTAGAAGCCAGTGTGAATCCCATATCAAA GCTCCCAGAAGGCTTCACCCAGCTTCTAAGTCTGACACAGCTCTACCTGAATGATGCCTTCCTGGAGTTCTTACCGGCCAGTTTTGGCAG GTTAACTAAACTACAGATATTGGAGCTGAGGGAGAACCAGTTAAAGATGTTGCcaaa AAGCATGCAGAAGCTCACACAGTTGGAAAGGTTAGACCTGGGGAGTAATGAGTTCACTGAAGTG CCAGAGGTGCTAGAGCAGCTGACTGGAATCAGGGAGCTGTGGATGGATGGGAACAGACTGACGTTTTTACCTGGG ATGCTGGGGATGCTTAAACAGCTGGTATACCTGGATGTGTCCAAGAACAACCTGGAGATGGTAGATGAGCAAATCTCTGGCTGCGAAAGTCTTCAGGACCTCCTGCTTTCTAACAATGCGCTGACACAGTTGCCTGGCTCCATCG GTTCACTGAAGAAACTCACCATGCTGAAGGTGGATGAGAACCAACTAATGTACTTGCCAGATTCTGTTGGAGG GTTGACACATCTAGATGAGCTGGACTGTAGTTTCAATGAGATAGAAGCTTTGCCCACCCATATTGGCCAGTGTGTCAACATCCGTACCTTTGCTGCAGATCACAACTACCTTACCTATCTACCCCCTGAG CTGGGCAACTGGAAGAATGCAACTGTGTTGTTTCTACATTCCAACAAGTTGGAGACTTTGCCTGAGGAGATGGGTGATATGCAGAGGCTCAAAGTCATCAATCTCAGCAACAACAA GTTAAAGAATCTCCCCTACAGCTTCACTAAGTTGACCCAAATGACCGCAATGTGGCTGTCTGAAAATCAG TCAAAGCCCCTCATCCCGCTCCAGAAAGAGGAGGACCCAGAGACACACAAAACTGTGTTGACCAACTACATGTTCCCACAACAAACCCGAACCGAGGACT ACATTCCTAACTCTGACTCTGAGAGCTTCAACCCGACTCTCTGGGAAGAACAACGTAAGCAGCGTGCTCAGGTGGCTTTTGAGTGTGACGAAGACAAAGATGAGAGAGAAACACCTCCAAGG GAGGGAAACCTGAAGCGCTACCCTACACCTTACCCAGATGAGCTGAAGAACATGGTAAAGACGGCCCAGTCTGTGGCTCACAGGCTGAAGGAGGATGAGTCCAGTGACGAGTCGGGGAAAGATGCAAAACCAAGTGAGAGGAACCACATTGGAGTGCAGGATGTGGGAGTTAAG GTTATAGAGCCCCCCTGTCCTAATGGCATGGCATCAGATGTGGAGCCACAGTTATCCACCAGTACATGTTTCCAAAATTCCACCACCCCAGAATCTAAAGACACATCAGAGTCTTACTGCTCTCAGACAGTCCCGCTAAAGTCTTCAGGAGGCTCTACAATGAACCATGAGGACACACTGGAG gatTCTGAGGAGCTAtcagatgaagaagaggagatgaAAATTGCAGAACTGAGGCCCCCTCTTATTGAGATCGCGATTAACCAGCCTAAAGTAGTGACTTTAAGTAAGGACAAAAAAG ATGATGGGAAAGATGCAGACTCTTTGCTGGACGATACAGTGGCCAACAGCAACCAGAACAACAGCAACTGTTCATCTCCATCACGCATGTCCGACTCCGTGTCTCTGACTACAGACAGCAGTCAGGACAACTCTCTGTGTACCCCGGAGAGAGAGGCAAAGGTGCACTTCCTCCCAAAAAGCAG GCAAGAAGATGAGAATATGAACCGGCCTAAAGGTCCCACCCCTCTTCTTCATAACGGTAATGGCTCCGAAACATCCCTTCACACCATTTTAAAAACCCAGCAGACCCCACCAGAGAAATTGGGTGACTATGACTTGTCCATGGAAGCCAGACTGACCTTCATTGAAAAGGGGATTAACAACGGCATGGGGGACAGGTACAACAAATGGGACCAGATCAATATGAACTTGTCCAAGCTGCCAACTGACAACATGGTCCAGTTGGATGAGCTGGACACAGCCAAGAATGGTTCAGTAACCCGCGAGGACTTGGACATTAAGCCGCGTTTTAGCAATGACAACATGGAGCATTTACAGAATGGAAATCAGCAGGTCAGTGACTGCATCAACAGTCTGGGCAACAAAAGCCAAGCAATTAGAGTGGAGACATCTGCTGTGCACGTGGCTTCGACAGGCATGACAGCCAGCAGTGACATGTCGCTGTCTCGCAGCACAGAGGAGCTGTCTCCAGAGAAAAGGTGCCATCCCCCTCAGGTGATGAAGTCACACAGTATCAGCAACATAGAAACAGGGGGCATGCGGCTGTTCGCTTTTGACGGTAGGGATGACTCCTATGACCCCGCAGCAGTCAGCCGAATGGCAGGCGCTGGCCCGGGTCCAGGAGCCCAGGGCCAGAGCATAGTCAGAAGCAAGTCCGCCAGTCAGCTACTCAATGACCAGACTCTCCAGGTCCACCCCAgttcttcctcatcttcctcagACCTGCTCTCCACCTCTAAGCCTCCAGCTAGCACCAGCAGATATCCAGTCTCCTCCACCATGGCTATGGGCATCTCTCCTCCTCagtacaatatacagtacacaaacaGTGCCATGCCAAAAGAGGCCCTCTGGGCCCAGAGGATGCCCATGCCCCTAGAACAACAAGGCTACCTCCCTCCTCCCCCACATTCACTAGCCAACACCAACTATTCCAACCGTAATCAAGCACCTCCTTATCCTCTGCAGCCTCAACAGAGAGGGCCTTCTATGTCTCTAAAATCCTCTGGTGATATGTGGAGTAAGGAGAGACTTCATTCTACTGGCGGCCAAACTAGAAGCAGCACTCTACAGAGGCAAAGTAGCACCTCCTCCACAGCGTCCATGGGCGACCCAAGGCGTATCGTTGAAGGAGAATACATGACATACAGGGATATTCACACCCTCGCTAGGGGACCATTAGCAATGAGCCAGGCTATGCAGAGACCCCTCTCAGCTCGCACTTACAGCATCGATGTACCCGGAGCTTCCAGGCCTCTCGGCACCAGGCCGCAGCCCCACGAACTTCCAGAGAGGACCATGTCTGTCAGTGATTTCAACTACCAGCACAACAGCCCCAGCAAGAGGCCCAACACAAGGGTCAAGTCTGAGCACTCCCTACTGGACGGGCCGGGGCAGATGTCAGGGGGGTTGGGAGCAGGAAGGGTGCCACCAGACTGGAGAGACCAGGTGATGCGGCACATTGAGGCcaagaaaatggaaaag AATGCACTGTCTCGCTCCTATAATTCCAATAATGCTCCACTGAGCTGGTCTCACTACAGCAGCTGTAGGGACATGCATGCCAGCCAAGGGTCTCTGGTGTTTACCGCCAGAGACGGACAGCCCTACAGAGCTCTGGGCTTCTCC gATGATGTGTATGGTCCCCAAGGGCAGCAGAGCTACACCTTGGACCCCCACAGAAAA gTGCCTTTGATGAACGGTCAGATGATCCCTCCTGTTCATCCTCAGATGAACCAGACGCCCATTGCCCGCCACCCATCCAGAGAGCAGCTCATTGATTATCTGATGCTCAAAGTTTCCCAGCAGCCCCAGGGGCCACCACGGATCCCGCAGGACACACTGCAGCAAGAG ATCCGTGTGAAAGTGGAGAAGAATCCAGAGCTGGGTTTCAGTATATCAGGAGGAGTAGGAGGCCGGGGAAACCCCTTTCGCCCTGATGACAAT GGTATATTTGTGACAAGGGTTCAACCTGAGGGACCAGCATCCAAGATTCTTCAGCCTGGAGATAAAATTATCCAG GATTGA
- the erbin gene encoding erbin isoform X1: MSKRSLFVRLVPCRCLRGEEETVTSLDYSHCSLETVPKEIFSFEKTLQELYLDANQIEELPKQLFNCQLLYRLSMPDNDLTVLPAGIANLINLRELDVSKNSIQEFPENIKNCKVLAIVEASVNPISKLPEGFTQLLSLTQLYLNDAFLEFLPASFGRLTKLQILELRENQLKMLPKSMQKLTQLERLDLGSNEFTEVPEVLEQLTGIRELWMDGNRLTFLPGMLGMLKQLVYLDVSKNNLEMVDEQISGCESLQDLLLSNNALTQLPGSIGSLKKLTMLKVDENQLMYLPDSVGGLTHLDELDCSFNEIEALPTHIGQCVNIRTFAADHNYLTYLPPELGNWKNATVLFLHSNKLETLPEEMGDMQRLKVINLSNNKLKNLPYSFTKLTQMTAMWLSENQSKPLIPLQKEEDPETHKTVLTNYMFPQQTRTEDYIPNSDSESFNPTLWEEQRKQRAQVAFECDEDKDERETPPREGNLKRYPTPYPDELKNMVKTAQSVAHRLKEDESSDESGKDAKPSERNHIGVQDVGVKVIEPPCPNGMASDVEPQLSTSTCFQNSTTPESKDTSESYCSQTVPLKSSGGSTMNHEDTLEDSEELSDEEEEMKIAELRPPLIEIAINQPKVVTLSKDKKDDGKDADSLLDDTVANSNQNNSNCSSPSRMSDSVSLTTDSSQDNSLCTPEREAKVHFLPKSRQEDENMNRPKGPTPLLHNGNGSETSLHTILKTQQTPPEKLGDYDLSMEARLTFIEKGINNGMGDRYNKWDQINMNLSKLPTDNMVQLDELDTAKNGSVTREDLDIKPRFSNDNMEHLQNGNQQVSDCINSLGNKSQAIRVETSAVHVASTGMTASSDMSLSRSTEELSPEKRCHPPQVMKSHSISNIETGGMRLFAFDGRDDSYDPAAVSRMAGAGPGPGAQGQSIVRSKSASQLLNDQTLQVHPSSSSSSSDLLSTSKPPASTSRYPVSSTMAMGISPPQYNIQYTNSAMPKEALWAQRMPMPLEQQGYLPPPPHSLANTNYSNRNQAPPYPLQPQQRGPSMSLKSSGDMWSKERLHSTGGQTRSSTLQRQSSTSSTASMGDPRRIVEGEYMTYRDIHTLARGPLAMSQAMQRPLSARTYSIDVPGASRPLGTRPQPHELPERTMSVSDFNYQHNSPSKRPNTRVKSEHSLLDGPGQMSGGLGAGRVPPDWRDQVMRHIEAKKMEKNALSRSYNSNNAPLSWSHYSSCRDMHASQGSLVFTARDGQPYRALGFSDDVYGPQGQQSYTLDPHRKVPLMNGQMIPPVHPQMNQTPIARHPSREQLIDYLMLKVSQQPQGPPRIPQDTLQQEIRVKVEKNPELGFSISGGVGGRGNPFRPDDNGIFVTRVQPEGPASKILQPGDKIIQANGYSFVNIDHGNAVSLLKMFPSTVDLTIVREIQASLN, from the exons ATGTCCAAGCGGAGCTTGTTTGTTCGCCTTGTGCCGTGCCGCTGTTTGCGGGGTGAGGAGGAGACGGTAACATCACTAGACTACTCCCACTGCAGCCTGGAGACTGTTCCTAAGGAGATCTTTAGCTTTGAGAAGACCCTGCAGGAGCTCTACCTCGATGCCAACCAGATCGAGGAACTGCCCAAA CAACTGTTCAACTGCCAGTTGCTCTATCGACTAAGCATGCCAGATAATGACCTAACAGTGTTGCCTGCAGGGATAGCAAACCTTATCAACCTCAGGGAGCTGGATGTCAGCAAAAACA GTATCCAAGAGTTTCCAGAAAACATCAAGAATTGCAAAGTCCTGGCAATTGTAGAAGCCAGTGTGAATCCCATATCAAA GCTCCCAGAAGGCTTCACCCAGCTTCTAAGTCTGACACAGCTCTACCTGAATGATGCCTTCCTGGAGTTCTTACCGGCCAGTTTTGGCAG GTTAACTAAACTACAGATATTGGAGCTGAGGGAGAACCAGTTAAAGATGTTGCcaaa AAGCATGCAGAAGCTCACACAGTTGGAAAGGTTAGACCTGGGGAGTAATGAGTTCACTGAAGTG CCAGAGGTGCTAGAGCAGCTGACTGGAATCAGGGAGCTGTGGATGGATGGGAACAGACTGACGTTTTTACCTGGG ATGCTGGGGATGCTTAAACAGCTGGTATACCTGGATGTGTCCAAGAACAACCTGGAGATGGTAGATGAGCAAATCTCTGGCTGCGAAAGTCTTCAGGACCTCCTGCTTTCTAACAATGCGCTGACACAGTTGCCTGGCTCCATCG GTTCACTGAAGAAACTCACCATGCTGAAGGTGGATGAGAACCAACTAATGTACTTGCCAGATTCTGTTGGAGG GTTGACACATCTAGATGAGCTGGACTGTAGTTTCAATGAGATAGAAGCTTTGCCCACCCATATTGGCCAGTGTGTCAACATCCGTACCTTTGCTGCAGATCACAACTACCTTACCTATCTACCCCCTGAG CTGGGCAACTGGAAGAATGCAACTGTGTTGTTTCTACATTCCAACAAGTTGGAGACTTTGCCTGAGGAGATGGGTGATATGCAGAGGCTCAAAGTCATCAATCTCAGCAACAACAA GTTAAAGAATCTCCCCTACAGCTTCACTAAGTTGACCCAAATGACCGCAATGTGGCTGTCTGAAAATCAG TCAAAGCCCCTCATCCCGCTCCAGAAAGAGGAGGACCCAGAGACACACAAAACTGTGTTGACCAACTACATGTTCCCACAACAAACCCGAACCGAGGACT ACATTCCTAACTCTGACTCTGAGAGCTTCAACCCGACTCTCTGGGAAGAACAACGTAAGCAGCGTGCTCAGGTGGCTTTTGAGTGTGACGAAGACAAAGATGAGAGAGAAACACCTCCAAGG GAGGGAAACCTGAAGCGCTACCCTACACCTTACCCAGATGAGCTGAAGAACATGGTAAAGACGGCCCAGTCTGTGGCTCACAGGCTGAAGGAGGATGAGTCCAGTGACGAGTCGGGGAAAGATGCAAAACCAAGTGAGAGGAACCACATTGGAGTGCAGGATGTGGGAGTTAAG GTTATAGAGCCCCCCTGTCCTAATGGCATGGCATCAGATGTGGAGCCACAGTTATCCACCAGTACATGTTTCCAAAATTCCACCACCCCAGAATCTAAAGACACATCAGAGTCTTACTGCTCTCAGACAGTCCCGCTAAAGTCTTCAGGAGGCTCTACAATGAACCATGAGGACACACTGGAG gatTCTGAGGAGCTAtcagatgaagaagaggagatgaAAATTGCAGAACTGAGGCCCCCTCTTATTGAGATCGCGATTAACCAGCCTAAAGTAGTGACTTTAAGTAAGGACAAAAAAG ATGATGGGAAAGATGCAGACTCTTTGCTGGACGATACAGTGGCCAACAGCAACCAGAACAACAGCAACTGTTCATCTCCATCACGCATGTCCGACTCCGTGTCTCTGACTACAGACAGCAGTCAGGACAACTCTCTGTGTACCCCGGAGAGAGAGGCAAAGGTGCACTTCCTCCCAAAAAGCAG GCAAGAAGATGAGAATATGAACCGGCCTAAAGGTCCCACCCCTCTTCTTCATAACGGTAATGGCTCCGAAACATCCCTTCACACCATTTTAAAAACCCAGCAGACCCCACCAGAGAAATTGGGTGACTATGACTTGTCCATGGAAGCCAGACTGACCTTCATTGAAAAGGGGATTAACAACGGCATGGGGGACAGGTACAACAAATGGGACCAGATCAATATGAACTTGTCCAAGCTGCCAACTGACAACATGGTCCAGTTGGATGAGCTGGACACAGCCAAGAATGGTTCAGTAACCCGCGAGGACTTGGACATTAAGCCGCGTTTTAGCAATGACAACATGGAGCATTTACAGAATGGAAATCAGCAGGTCAGTGACTGCATCAACAGTCTGGGCAACAAAAGCCAAGCAATTAGAGTGGAGACATCTGCTGTGCACGTGGCTTCGACAGGCATGACAGCCAGCAGTGACATGTCGCTGTCTCGCAGCACAGAGGAGCTGTCTCCAGAGAAAAGGTGCCATCCCCCTCAGGTGATGAAGTCACACAGTATCAGCAACATAGAAACAGGGGGCATGCGGCTGTTCGCTTTTGACGGTAGGGATGACTCCTATGACCCCGCAGCAGTCAGCCGAATGGCAGGCGCTGGCCCGGGTCCAGGAGCCCAGGGCCAGAGCATAGTCAGAAGCAAGTCCGCCAGTCAGCTACTCAATGACCAGACTCTCCAGGTCCACCCCAgttcttcctcatcttcctcagACCTGCTCTCCACCTCTAAGCCTCCAGCTAGCACCAGCAGATATCCAGTCTCCTCCACCATGGCTATGGGCATCTCTCCTCCTCagtacaatatacagtacacaaacaGTGCCATGCCAAAAGAGGCCCTCTGGGCCCAGAGGATGCCCATGCCCCTAGAACAACAAGGCTACCTCCCTCCTCCCCCACATTCACTAGCCAACACCAACTATTCCAACCGTAATCAAGCACCTCCTTATCCTCTGCAGCCTCAACAGAGAGGGCCTTCTATGTCTCTAAAATCCTCTGGTGATATGTGGAGTAAGGAGAGACTTCATTCTACTGGCGGCCAAACTAGAAGCAGCACTCTACAGAGGCAAAGTAGCACCTCCTCCACAGCGTCCATGGGCGACCCAAGGCGTATCGTTGAAGGAGAATACATGACATACAGGGATATTCACACCCTCGCTAGGGGACCATTAGCAATGAGCCAGGCTATGCAGAGACCCCTCTCAGCTCGCACTTACAGCATCGATGTACCCGGAGCTTCCAGGCCTCTCGGCACCAGGCCGCAGCCCCACGAACTTCCAGAGAGGACCATGTCTGTCAGTGATTTCAACTACCAGCACAACAGCCCCAGCAAGAGGCCCAACACAAGGGTCAAGTCTGAGCACTCCCTACTGGACGGGCCGGGGCAGATGTCAGGGGGGTTGGGAGCAGGAAGGGTGCCACCAGACTGGAGAGACCAGGTGATGCGGCACATTGAGGCcaagaaaatggaaaag AATGCACTGTCTCGCTCCTATAATTCCAATAATGCTCCACTGAGCTGGTCTCACTACAGCAGCTGTAGGGACATGCATGCCAGCCAAGGGTCTCTGGTGTTTACCGCCAGAGACGGACAGCCCTACAGAGCTCTGGGCTTCTCC gATGATGTGTATGGTCCCCAAGGGCAGCAGAGCTACACCTTGGACCCCCACAGAAAA gTGCCTTTGATGAACGGTCAGATGATCCCTCCTGTTCATCCTCAGATGAACCAGACGCCCATTGCCCGCCACCCATCCAGAGAGCAGCTCATTGATTATCTGATGCTCAAAGTTTCCCAGCAGCCCCAGGGGCCACCACGGATCCCGCAGGACACACTGCAGCAAGAG ATCCGTGTGAAAGTGGAGAAGAATCCAGAGCTGGGTTTCAGTATATCAGGAGGAGTAGGAGGCCGGGGAAACCCCTTTCGCCCTGATGACAAT GGTATATTTGTGACAAGGGTTCAACCTGAGGGACCAGCATCCAAGATTCTTCAGCCTGGAGATAAAATTATCCAG GCAAATGGATACAGTTTTGTGAATATTGATCATGGGAATGCAGTGTCCCTTCTGAAGATGTTTCCAAGCACTGTGGATCTAACTATTGTAAGAGAAATTCAAGCTAGTCTCAACTGA